The sequence AGCGTGCGCAGGTCCGCGTCGCCGAAGCAGACCGAGGTGACCAGTTCGGCCGGGACGGCGATCTCGGCGCTCCGTCGACCCGATGCGTCCCAGGCGACCACGACGCCACCGCCGGCCATGGCCACCCACACCGAACCGTCGGCAGCGACCGCAAGACCGTCCGGCACCCCGGCGTACTCGCTGGTGTCCACGAAGCTCTCGTGCCCACCGTCGGCCAGGCGGTAGCGGCGGATCGCCCTGCGCGGGCTGTCCACGTGGTAGAGCCAGGTGTCCGTCGGGTCGGCCCCGAGCCCGTTGCTGATCAGGACGTCGTCGGCGAGCACGTCGAAATGGCCGTCGAGGTCGATCCGGTAGAGCCGGCCGCGCTGCGAGCCGTCGTGCACGACCGGCACCGATCCGACGTAGAGCCGCCCGGCCCGGTCCGCGGTGAGGTCGTTGAAGAACTGCTCGTCGGCCGCGGTCTCGTGCAGAACCGAGCCGGTGCCGTCGAAGTGTTTGTGGGACACGTTGCGGCCGCTGACGACCAGACCGCCCGCAACGTGCGGGACCAGGCCGCCGATCCCCTTGCGATGCGGCAGCACGGTCACCGGATGTTCGGCGCCGGGACGCAACGCGTGCACTCCCCCGGCGCCGAGCATGTCGCTGAACAACAGGCCTTGCTCGGGATGCCAGCGGCCACCCTCGAGCAGCCCGTATCCGGATGCAACCCGGGTCAGCGCCGTCGAGGTCGGCATCGATCGACTCCTTGCAGAATGCTCCGCTGTTTCCGCGAGAGTCCCATCGGGAATCCGACCCTGTCAACACGAGTGATGATTGGATAACCTTACGGTCGTGTACGAGTTCGCCGACCTCGAGGTGCGGACCACGCCCCAGGTGCTCGCGGCCGTTGCCGAGCACTGTCCGGACCGACTGTTCGTCGTGGCCGAGGACGGGTCGGCGACCTACGCGACGGCCGCACGGACTGCCGTCGCCCTGGCCGGCCGACTGCGTGCCGTCGGCGTGCGACCGGGCGATCGGGTCGGTGTCGCGTTGCCGAACGGGGTGCGGTGGTGCCTGGCGTTGCTGGCCGCCCACGTGCTCGGCGCGAGCGCGCTTCCGTTGAACACCTGGCAACGACCCGCCGAGACCGCGGGCGTGCTGCGGCGGGCGCAGCCGCGGGTGGTCGTCACCGACACCGAGATCGCCGCGCGCATCGGACTGACCACGGACCTGGTGTTCTGCGAACGGGGCGACGAGGTAACCGAAGTAACCGAAGCAACCGCTCTGGACGAGGCGATTTCCGCACTGCGGACCGCGCCGACCCGCGAGGACGACGACGCCCTGGTGCTGTTCACCAGCGGGAGCACCGCCGAGCCCAAGGCGGTCCGGCTCGGCCAGGCCGGCCTGGTCCGCACCGGACACGCGATCGGCGAGCGGCAAGGGGTGCGCGCGGACGACCGGATCTGGTTCGCGCTACCGCTGTTCTTCGTGTTCGGCTGCTCGAACGCCTTGCCCAACGCGCTGACTCACGCGGCGACCCTGTGTCTGCAGGAGCGGTTCGAGCCCGCGGCCGCGCTGGAATTCCTGGAACGCCATCGCTGCACCGTCTACTACGGCGTCGCGTCGATCACCCGGGCGTTGGTCGCCTGCCCGGACCTGCCACGCCGGGACATCTCGGGACTGCGTACCGGAACCGCGAACGCCACCGCCGAGGATCTGCGCCTGGCGATCGAGGTGCTCGGCGTGCGCGAGGTGTGCAACGCCTACGGGATGACCGAGGGCCACGGCCACACGACGATCACCGCGCACACCGACCCGCCGGAGGTCCGCATGGCCTGCCAGGGCACGCCGCTGCCGACGCAGGAGGTGCGCATCGTCGACGACGCCGGGGTTCCGGTGCCGGTCGGTACCGTGGGGCACGTCCGGATCCGCGGGGTGATCACGCCCGGCTACCTGGACAACCCGAAACTGAACAACGCGGCGTTCGACGCCGACGGCTGGTTCCGCACCGGCGATCTCGGCGCGCTCGACGAGCACGGCCGCCTGCGCTTCGTCGGGCGCAGCGGGGAGATGATCAAGGCCAAGGGCATCAACGTCTCACCGAGTGAGGTCGAGGCCGTGCTCGGGACTCATCCCGACGTGGCCGAGGCGTTCGTGTTCGCGGTCGACCTGGCGACCGGCGATCAGGCCGTGGGTTGTGTGCTGATCGCGGAACAGCCTGCGGTCGATCCCGAGAAGCTGATCGATGTCGTGGTCGAATGGGCCCGGGACCGCATGTCGAGCTACAAGGTGCCGACTCGCCTGTGGGTGCGCGACCGCGCGGCGTTGCCGTTGACGGCGACCGGGAAGGTCTCGAAACGGCTGCTCCGCGAACAGGTGAGCGCGGAGCCTTTGGCTGACTGACCGTCAGAACACCAGCAGGGACTTCGCCGAGAACCCTGCTTCGCCCACCGTTTCCGGCCCCACCGCGACCCCGGCGGCCAGGATCTTACGGGCCGTCAGATGTTCCTTGACCTGGTTGACCGACTCCACGCCGACCAGGCGGCCGCCCGCGAAGCACCACACGGAGAAGGCACCTTGGTCCACCGCCCCGACGGTCACCGTCGTGTCGTGACCCTGCGTCAGGCCGGCGATCTGCAACTTGACGTCGCCCTGGTCGGACCAGAACCAGGGCACGGCGCAGTACGGCTCGCTGCGCCCCACGATGTCACGGGCCGCGCACCGCGCCTGCTCCACGGCGTTCTGCACGGATTCCAGCCGCACGGCCGAACCACCGGCCCAGCGGCTCGGGGCGCGCGCGCAGTCGCCGACCGCGTAGACGGCGGCGTCGGAAGTGCGCAGGAACTCGTCGACCAGGATGCCGTTGTCGGTGGCCAGCCCGGCCGCACCGGCCAGAGCGTCCTCGGCCAGTGCGCCGACGCCGAGCACGACCAGGTCCGCGGGCAACTGCTCCCCGCTGGTGGTCGCCACCGCGGTGACCTGTCCGCCCGTGCCGAGCAACTCCGTGACGCTTGCGGACAGTTCGACGCGAACCCCGCGAGTGCGGTGCGACTGGAGCAGGAACTCGGCGGTGGCCGCGCTGAGCACCCGGCCCATCAGCCGCGGGGCGAGTTCGAGCACCGTGGTGGTACGGCCCATCGCCGCGGCGGTGGCGGCGACCTCCAGGCCGATGAACCCGCCGCCCACGACGACCACGTGGCCCGCTGCCTCGAGCCGCTCGCGCATCGCCTCGGCCTCGGCCAAGGTGCGCAGCGACAGCACGCCGGCCAGGTCTCGACCGGGCAGGACGATCTCGCGGTGCCTGCCGCCGGTGGCCAGGACCAGCACGTCGTAGCCCATGACCTCGCCGTCGGACAGCCGGATCTTGCGGGCGGCTCGGTCGATCGACTCGACGCTCCGGCCGCGATGCAGTTCCACGCCTGCCTCGGCGAACCACGACTGCGCCCGCAGGAAAAGGCGTTCCCGGGTGACCGAGCCGGCCAGGTGCGCCTTCGACAGCGGCGGGCGCTGATAGGGCAGGTGCTCCTCGGCGCCGATCATCACGATGTTGCCGGCGAACCCCTCCTCACGCAGCGAGGCGGCGACCTGGCAGCCGGCCTGGCCGCCGCCGACGATCACGACGTCGGTCATTCCTGCCTCGGGGCGACTCGGACGACCAAGCCGTCGGTGGCCGAGGTCATGAGCAACTGGCACGACAGCCGGCTGTTCGACTCGCGCGGTGCGGCGACGAAACCGAGCATGTCCTCCTCCTCGTCGCCGATGGGCGGCAGTGCGTCGAGCGGGCCGTCCTCGACGTAGACATGGCAGGTGGCGCAGGCCATCTCGCCGCCGCAGACGGCGAGGATCTCGTGGACGCCGTTGGCGGTCGCGACCTGCATGACCGAGGTCCCCTCGGCCGCGTCGAGCACTGTGTCGAATCCGGCCCGACGCAGCGTCACTTTCGGCATTCGAGCACCCCGTATCCGCTCACGAACCCGTCTGTTCGCTTGTGCTCCTCGCTCGTTCCTCGCTCGTCGCAGTCACTCACGAAGTTCAGATCTCCACGTAGATGTCGGCGCCGTCGAGGCTCACCGGGTAGGTGGGCACGGGCTCGGTGGCGGGCAGGCCGTCGGGCTTGCCGGTGCGCACGTCGAAGCACGAGCCGTGCGCCGGGCAGATGACCTCGCAGCCGTCGAGGTCTCCGTCGGAAAGCTCGATCTCCTCGTGGCTGCACAGGTCGCCGATCGCATGCACAGCGCCGTCGTCCAACCGCGCCAGGCACACCGGCACACCGGCCACCTCGACCCGGCGCAGCGTCCCTGTCGGCAGGTCGTCGGTCGTCCCGACCAGATGTCTCATCACGCCACCTTAGGTGCGGTCCGCCTTTCATCGACTTTGGCATCAAGACATCCCCAAGTCAACTCTGGTGTTGACACGGCCGCACATCCCCTTGTCCAGCAAGAAGGACTGTCCTGCAATATCAGTCAACACGAGTATTGACAGCAGCCTCCGGAGGCTGGGAATCTCGCGTGCGATGAGTCGCAACGATCTCGCACAACACCTGCGGCCGGGCGACGTGCTCGTCGCCGCGCAGGTCCTCGGCGAACCGACCGCCCTCCTCGACGCGCTGTTCGAGCAGGGCCCACTTCCCGAGAGCCTGCGACTGTTCGTCGGCATGAGCCTGACCGACGTGCTGACCCGCTGCCCGGCAGGCATCCGTCCGGTCACCTCGGTCGGCATGCCTCCCAACGGCGGGCTGATCGCGCGCGGCGACATGGACCTCGTGCCCTGCCACATGTCCGAACTGCCGTGGCTGCTCTCCGCCGGACCGCTGTCGACCGACGTCGCGATCGTCGCGGTCAGCCCGCCGGACCCGGACGGCTGGTGCAGCCTCGGCGTTATATCCGACTACGCCGCGCCGGCGGTGGCCCACGCCCGGGTCGTGCTCGCCGAGATCAACGACCAGGTGCCGGTGGTCGGTGGCGACACCCGCGTGCACCTCGACCGGATCACCGCCTCGATCCGCACGTCGCGACCCCTGCCCGAGTACCCGAAGGCCGTGCCGTCGGACCTCGAGCGGGCGATCGGGGCCAACATCGCCCCCTACGTTCGCGACGGCAGCTGCATCCAGGTCGGCATCGGCAAGCTCGGCGAGGCCGTGCTGGCAGCAGTTTCCGACCGCCACGATCTCGGTGTGCACTCCGGCATGATCGGCGACACGTTGCTGGAGATGATGCGCGAAGGCATCGTCACCAACAAGGCCAAGGAGATCGACCGCGGCGTCTCCGTCGCCGGCGCCGTGCTCGGGTCCGCCCGAGCGGTGGCGTTGGCGGCCGACGAGCCGAACCTCGTTCTGCGGGAGATCGCCTACACCCACGACCCAGCGCGGATCGCGGAGATCTCGAACTTCGTGTGCGTCAACTCGGCGCTCGAGGTGGACCTCTTCGGGCAGGTCAACAGTGAAACCGCGGGCGGCCGTTACGTCGGCGCGATCGGCGGTTCGGTCGACTACCTGCGCGCCGCGGTGCGCGGCCCGGGTGGGCGGTCGATCGTCGCGCTGCCCGCGTCGACGGGCAAGGGCACCAGTCGGATCGTGCCCCGGGTGGAACGAGTCACCGCTCTCGGTGCCGACGTCGACGTGATCGCCACCGAGCACGGCGTGGCCGAACTGCGGGGGTGTTCGGCCGGCGAGCGGGCCCGCCGCCTGATCGCGGTCGCCGCGCCCGAGGCCCGCCCGGCATTGCGTCAGGCGGCGGACGAAGCCGGCCTCTGAGCCGAGCGGCTCAACCGACTCGGGCCCGGTACAGCGGGTGCCTGCTCAGCGGATGTGTCGGGAAGCTGACACCGGCAGGGTCGGGCCGGCGACAGCCTCCACCGTCGTGCGGGTGGATGGTTCGGGTGTCGGGGACGCGGTGTCCCGGACCGGAGAATTCCACGAGGAAGGTTGTGATCGCGATGCGCAAGGCACTTTCTGCTCTGGCCCTGACCGTCGCCGCGCTGTCGGCGAGCCCTGTCGCTGCAGGCGCGGCTACCGTCCACACCGCCTCGGTCGCGGCCCCGGCACTCGGCGCGGGGCACGGGCACGGCGGGCACGGGCACGGGCACGGCGGGCACCACCACGCGCCCAACTGCAACAACGACCCGAGCTCCGGATACGCAATGGATCCCGACGTCTGCCCGCTGAGCAACAACGGCAATGTCTACGACGGCGACCCGGGCGAGTACTGAGCCTCGCG is a genomic window of Sporichthyaceae bacterium containing:
- a CDS encoding non-heme iron oxygenase ferredoxin subunit, with translation MRHLVGTTDDLPTGTLRRVEVAGVPVCLARLDDGAVHAIGDLCSHEEIELSDGDLDGCEVICPAHGSCFDVRTGKPDGLPATEPVPTYPVSLDGADIYVEI
- a CDS encoding class I adenylate-forming enzyme family protein: MYEFADLEVRTTPQVLAAVAEHCPDRLFVVAEDGSATYATAARTAVALAGRLRAVGVRPGDRVGVALPNGVRWCLALLAAHVLGASALPLNTWQRPAETAGVLRRAQPRVVVTDTEIAARIGLTTDLVFCERGDEVTEVTEATALDEAISALRTAPTREDDDALVLFTSGSTAEPKAVRLGQAGLVRTGHAIGERQGVRADDRIWFALPLFFVFGCSNALPNALTHAATLCLQERFEPAAALEFLERHRCTVYYGVASITRALVACPDLPRRDISGLRTGTANATAEDLRLAIEVLGVREVCNAYGMTEGHGHTTITAHTDPPEVRMACQGTPLPTQEVRIVDDAGVPVPVGTVGHVRIRGVITPGYLDNPKLNNAAFDADGWFRTGDLGALDEHGRLRFVGRSGEMIKAKGINVSPSEVEAVLGTHPDVAEAFVFAVDLATGDQAVGCVLIAEQPAVDPEKLIDVVVEWARDRMSSYKVPTRLWVRDRAALPLTATGKVSKRLLREQVSAEPLAD
- a CDS encoding 2Fe-2S iron-sulfur cluster-binding protein — translated: MPKVTLRRAGFDTVLDAAEGTSVMQVATANGVHEILAVCGGEMACATCHVYVEDGPLDALPPIGDEEEDMLGFVAAPRESNSRLSCQLLMTSATDGLVVRVAPRQE
- a CDS encoding SMP-30/gluconolactonase/LRE family protein → MPTSTALTRVASGYGLLEGGRWHPEQGLLFSDMLGAGGVHALRPGAEHPVTVLPHRKGIGGLVPHVAGGLVVSGRNVSHKHFDGTGSVLHETAADEQFFNDLTADRAGRLYVGSVPVVHDGSQRGRLYRIDLDGHFDVLADDVLISNGLGADPTDTWLYHVDSPRRAIRRYRLADGGHESFVDTSEYAGVPDGLAVAADGSVWVAMAGGGVVVAWDASGRRSAEIAVPAELVTSVCFGDADLRTLYVLSGSNAEHPDPEGGSVFRTPAPCVGLPSPQARICLA
- a CDS encoding FAD-dependent oxidoreductase encodes the protein MTDVVIVGGGQAGCQVAASLREEGFAGNIVMIGAEEHLPYQRPPLSKAHLAGSVTRERLFLRAQSWFAEAGVELHRGRSVESIDRAARKIRLSDGEVMGYDVLVLATGGRHREIVLPGRDLAGVLSLRTLAEAEAMRERLEAAGHVVVVGGGFIGLEVAATAAAMGRTTTVLELAPRLMGRVLSAATAEFLLQSHRTRGVRVELSASVTELLGTGGQVTAVATTSGEQLPADLVVLGVGALAEDALAGAAGLATDNGILVDEFLRTSDAAVYAVGDCARAPSRWAGGSAVRLESVQNAVEQARCAARDIVGRSEPYCAVPWFWSDQGDVKLQIAGLTQGHDTTVTVGAVDQGAFSVWCFAGGRLVGVESVNQVKEHLTARKILAAGVAVGPETVGEAGFSAKSLLVF
- a CDS encoding acetyl-CoA hydrolase/transferase C-terminal domain-containing protein, which translates into the protein MSRNDLAQHLRPGDVLVAAQVLGEPTALLDALFEQGPLPESLRLFVGMSLTDVLTRCPAGIRPVTSVGMPPNGGLIARGDMDLVPCHMSELPWLLSAGPLSTDVAIVAVSPPDPDGWCSLGVISDYAAPAVAHARVVLAEINDQVPVVGGDTRVHLDRITASIRTSRPLPEYPKAVPSDLERAIGANIAPYVRDGSCIQVGIGKLGEAVLAAVSDRHDLGVHSGMIGDTLLEMMREGIVTNKAKEIDRGVSVAGAVLGSARAVALAADEPNLVLREIAYTHDPARIAEISNFVCVNSALEVDLFGQVNSETAGGRYVGAIGGSVDYLRAAVRGPGGRSIVALPASTGKGTSRIVPRVERVTALGADVDVIATEHGVAELRGCSAGERARRLIAVAAPEARPALRQAADEAGL